In Devosia sp. XK-2, one DNA window encodes the following:
- a CDS encoding HlyC/CorC family transporter, producing MSLTLWLTSAGILILLAMSFFFSGSETALTAASRARMHQLARSGDKRAVLVEHLTSEKERLIGAILLGNNIVNILASTLAASVLIALFGEAGIAYATIAMTAAVVVFSEVLPKTLALMRPDGFALTVSPVIRLVVIVFAPVTLAVQAIVNFILRLFGLDATNVSAISGHDEIRGTLDLLHSEGEVVKGDRDMLGGLLDLRDLVVSDVMVHRTQMLALDATMAADDLVKAVLESAYTRIPLYQGETDDIVGIVHAKDVLRALMAVDGDASRVDLKQIMAKPWFIPQSTPVQVQLSAFLKRHSHMALVLDEYGVLEGLVTLEDIIEEIVGDISDEHDEPDDEAVFGIDKQDDGSFIVDASIAIRDINRLLDWDLPDEHANTVAGIVINAAKLIPEPGHEVEAHGFTFLVLERDRQRVSKVKITPRAEGGEVLAE from the coding sequence ATGAGCCTTACTCTGTGGCTGACCTCGGCGGGCATTCTCATTCTGCTGGCCATGAGCTTTTTCTTTTCCGGTTCGGAAACAGCACTGACTGCGGCCTCGCGAGCGCGCATGCACCAGCTTGCCCGTTCAGGCGACAAGCGGGCTGTGTTGGTGGAACATCTCACCAGCGAAAAGGAGAGGCTGATCGGCGCGATCCTATTGGGCAATAATATCGTCAATATCCTGGCCTCGACCCTGGCCGCCAGCGTGCTGATCGCCCTGTTCGGCGAGGCGGGCATTGCCTATGCCACCATTGCCATGACGGCGGCGGTAGTGGTGTTTTCCGAAGTGCTGCCCAAGACGCTGGCGCTGATGCGGCCCGATGGCTTTGCACTCACCGTTTCGCCGGTGATCCGGCTGGTGGTGATCGTCTTTGCGCCAGTGACCCTGGCGGTGCAGGCCATTGTCAATTTCATCCTCAGGCTCTTTGGGCTGGACGCGACCAATGTCAGTGCCATTTCCGGGCATGATGAAATCCGTGGCACGCTGGACCTGCTGCATTCGGAAGGCGAAGTGGTCAAGGGCGACCGCGACATGCTGGGCGGCCTATTGGACCTGCGCGACCTGGTGGTCAGCGACGTTATGGTGCACCGCACGCAGATGCTGGCGCTCGACGCCACCATGGCGGCGGACGACCTGGTCAAGGCCGTTCTCGAAAGCGCCTATACCCGTATTCCGCTCTATCAGGGCGAGACCGACGACATTGTCGGCATTGTTCATGCCAAGGACGTGCTGCGGGCCTTGATGGCCGTGGATGGCGATGCCAGCCGCGTGGACCTCAAGCAGATCATGGCCAAGCCCTGGTTCATTCCGCAATCGACGCCGGTGCAGGTGCAGCTCTCGGCGTTTTTGAAGCGGCATTCGCATATGGCGCTGGTGCTGGACGAATATGGCGTGCTCGAAGGGCTGGTGACGCTGGAAGACATCATCGAGGAAATCGTCGGCGATATTTCCGACGAGCATGACGAGCCGGACGACGAGGCGGTGTTCGGGATCGACAAGCAGGACGATGGCAGCTTCATCGTCGATGCCAGCATTGCCATCCGTGACATCAACCGGCTGCTCGACTGGGACCTGCCGGACGAACATGCCAATACCGTGGCCGGCATTGTCATCAATGCCGCCAAGCTCATTCCCGAGCCCGGACATGAGGTGGAGGCGCATGGTTTTACCTTCCTCGTGCTGGAACGGGACCGGCAAAGGGTGTCGAAAGTGAAGATCACCCCCCGAGCGGAGGGTGGCGAAGTTTTAGCCGAATGA
- the aroB gene encoding 3-dehydroquinate synthase: MAQIDHTVHVALGERAYDILIGPRLIDEAGAVLAEKFPGRRYGIVTDERVAKAQLPRLEAGLTAAGLSYDVITVPAGEATKSYAMLETVVEGLLAARLERGDLVIALGGGVIGDLAGFAAAVTRRGMDFVQVPTSLLAQVDSSVGGKTGINSPHGKNLVGAFHQPKLVLADLSALDTLDPRQFAAGYAEVVKYGLIDEPDFFEWLEANRAEIFAGGPARGEAIARCCAHKARVVIEDEKETGVRALLNLGHTFGHALEKDTGYSDRLLHGEGVSIGMVLAHGFSNRLGLAPGQDSGRVAAHLKAAGLPTRLSDIPGQLGSTDTLMAAIAQDKKVSRGALTFILTRGIGQAFIEKNVDPEAVRAFLEEMRSS, from the coding sequence ATGGCGCAGATCGATCACACAGTTCATGTTGCGCTGGGCGAACGGGCCTATGACATTTTGATCGGACCCAGGCTGATCGATGAGGCCGGCGCCGTGCTTGCCGAAAAATTTCCGGGCCGGCGGTATGGTATTGTCACCGACGAGAGGGTGGCCAAGGCGCAATTGCCGCGTCTGGAGGCGGGGCTGACGGCGGCAGGGCTCTCCTATGACGTCATAACAGTACCGGCCGGCGAGGCCACCAAGAGCTATGCCATGCTCGAAACAGTGGTCGAGGGCCTGCTTGCGGCCAGGCTTGAGCGCGGCGACCTGGTCATTGCCCTTGGCGGCGGCGTGATCGGGGACCTCGCCGGTTTTGCCGCCGCAGTCACCCGGCGCGGCATGGATTTTGTGCAAGTGCCCACCTCGCTTCTGGCGCAGGTGGATTCCTCGGTGGGCGGCAAGACGGGCATCAATTCGCCCCATGGCAAGAACCTGGTCGGCGCCTTTCATCAGCCCAAGCTGGTGCTGGCCGACCTTTCGGCACTCGATACGCTCGATCCGCGCCAATTCGCTGCCGGCTATGCGGAAGTCGTCAAATATGGGCTGATCGACGAGCCGGACTTTTTCGAGTGGCTGGAAGCCAATCGCGCCGAAATCTTTGCCGGCGGGCCGGCGCGGGGGGAAGCCATTGCCCGTTGCTGCGCCCACAAGGCGCGGGTGGTGATCGAGGACGAGAAGGAAACAGGGGTCCGGGCGCTGCTCAATCTGGGGCATACATTCGGGCATGCACTGGAAAAGGATACCGGTTATTCAGACCGGCTCTTGCATGGCGAGGGGGTCAGCATCGGCATGGTGCTCGCCCATGGTTTTTCCAACAGGCTCGGGCTGGCGCCGGGGCAGGATAGCGGCCGGGTGGCGGCCCATCTCAAGGCCGCGGGCCTGCCGACCAGGCTCAGCGATATCCCGGGGCAACTGGGCTCGACTGACACGCTGATGGCGGCCATTGCCCAGGACAAGAAAGTGTCGCGCGGGGCGCTGACTTTCATCCTGACGCGGGGCATCGGCCAGGCCTTTATCGAAAAAAATGTCGATCCCGAAGCCGTGCGGGCCTTTCTGGAGGAGATGCGTTCATCATGA
- a CDS encoding shikimate kinase, whose protein sequence is MSKSDGGGRQGRAKALASRLDGRPLVLVGMMGAGKTTVGRRLASRLGRRFIDSDEEIERAAQMSIPEIFEQRGEGEFRAGEMRVIARLLKEKDIVLATGGGAFVNPETRALVKSGAVSVWLKADLDVLFERVSRRSNRPLLKTADPKGTLEKLIADRYPIYREADITVISRDVPQDQVAGDVVGALLDHFKKQQV, encoded by the coding sequence GTGAGCAAGAGCGATGGCGGCGGACGGCAGGGCCGGGCCAAGGCACTGGCCAGCCGGCTCGATGGCCGCCCGCTGGTGCTGGTGGGCATGATGGGTGCGGGCAAGACCACGGTCGGCCGGCGGCTGGCCAGCCGGCTGGGGCGCCGCTTTATCGACAGCGACGAGGAAATCGAGCGCGCCGCGCAGATGAGTATTCCGGAAATTTTCGAGCAGCGCGGCGAGGGCGAGTTCCGCGCCGGAGAAATGCGCGTCATTGCCCGGTTGCTCAAGGAAAAGGATATCGTACTCGCGACCGGTGGCGGGGCCTTTGTCAATCCCGAGACGCGGGCGCTGGTCAAATCAGGGGCCGTTTCGGTATGGCTCAAGGCCGATCTCGATGTGCTGTTCGAGCGGGTGTCACGGCGGTCCAACCGTCCTTTGCTCAAGACGGCCGACCCCAAGGGCACGCTCGAAAAACTGATTGCGGACCGCTATCCGATCTACCGGGAAGCGGACATTACCGTGATCAGCCGCGATGTGCCGCAAGACCAGGTGGCCGGCGATGTCGTGGGCGCATTGCTCGACCATTTCAAGAAACAACAGGTTTAG
- a CDS encoding histidine kinase, producing the protein MPTLIRLLITLIFLAGLVYAGMFVLVTFVEPTPKEVSQRIPTRELLGETEASRPAGNLPQPNVTSQPSTGQ; encoded by the coding sequence ATGCCCACCCTGATCCGCCTGCTCATCACCCTGATTTTTCTGGCGGGCCTGGTCTATGCCGGCATGTTCGTGCTCGTCACCTTCGTTGAGCCGACCCCCAAGGAAGTCAGCCAGCGCATTCCCACGCGCGAATTGCTGGGCGAAACAGAAGCCAGCCGCCCCGCCGGCAATCTGCCGCAGCCCAATGTGACCTCCCAGCCCAGCACCGGCCAATGA
- a CDS encoding site-specific tyrosine recombinase XerD: MSGGHLIGGFLEMMSAERGAAANTIEAYRRDLTHYAAFVAAQGQTLQTAGRDTVTAWLDDLKTEGLSAASSARRLSAVRQFHKFLCADSIRSDDPTRIVASPKARRALPKVLSIAEVDRLLSLAETEANTPASPARQLAAQRLYVLLEMLYATGLRVSELVSLKRAAVMRDAAFITVTGKGNKDRVVPMNDRARDAVRLWVKTLEPGPYLFPAKGETGYLSRQVFARDLKSLAARAGISSARVAPHVLRHAFASHLLAGGADLRVVQMLLGHADISTTQIYTHVLDERLRSLVESHHPLATG; the protein is encoded by the coding sequence ATGAGCGGCGGACACCTGATCGGCGGCTTTCTCGAAATGATGAGTGCCGAGCGTGGCGCGGCGGCCAATACGATCGAGGCCTATCGCCGTGACCTCACGCACTACGCCGCCTTTGTAGCGGCGCAAGGGCAAACGCTGCAAACGGCCGGCCGCGACACGGTCACCGCCTGGCTCGACGATCTCAAAACCGAAGGCCTGTCAGCGGCCTCCAGCGCCCGCCGCCTGTCGGCCGTGCGCCAGTTTCACAAATTCCTTTGCGCCGATAGCATCCGAAGCGATGACCCCACCCGCATCGTGGCCAGCCCCAAGGCCCGCCGCGCCCTGCCCAAAGTGCTCTCCATCGCCGAAGTCGACCGCCTGCTCTCGCTGGCCGAAACCGAGGCCAACACCCCGGCCAGCCCGGCCAGGCAATTGGCCGCGCAGCGGCTCTATGTGCTGCTTGAAATGCTCTATGCCACTGGCCTGCGTGTCTCCGAACTGGTCAGTCTCAAGCGCGCCGCCGTGATGCGCGATGCCGCTTTCATCACCGTCACAGGCAAAGGGAACAAGGATCGCGTCGTACCCATGAACGACCGGGCCCGCGATGCCGTGCGTCTCTGGGTCAAAACGCTCGAGCCCGGCCCCTATCTGTTTCCGGCCAAGGGCGAGACCGGCTATCTCTCCCGCCAGGTCTTTGCCCGCGACCTCAAATCGCTGGCCGCGCGGGCCGGTATTTCGTCGGCGCGCGTCGCCCCCCACGTTCTGCGCCACGCCTTTGCCAGTCACCTTCTGGCCGGCGGTGCCGACCTCCGGGTCGTGCAGATGCTGCTCGGCCATGCCGACATTTCCACAACCCAGATCTATACCCATGTGCTCGATGAAAGGCTCCGCTCTCTGGTGGAAAGCCATCATCCGCTGGCCACGGGTTGA
- a CDS encoding acetyl-CoA carboxylase carboxyltransferase subunit alpha codes for MQSYLDFEKPVADLEAKIAELKSLAQTDQAVSIDEEVNRLSARADEALVEIYRKLTPWQKTQVARHPQRPHFSDYVSSLITEWTPLAGDRKFGEDAALQAGFGRFNGTPVAVLGQEKGNSTETRLKHNFGMANPEGYRKAVRIMEMADRFSIPVISFVDTAGAYPGIGAEERGQAEAIARSTEKGLELGVPNIAIIIGEGGSGGAIAIATANRVLMLENSIYSVISPEAGASILFRDAARAQDMATAQKITAQDLLGFGVIDAIIPEPAGGAHRHHGAIMEATRGALATFLKDFAGKSRLETREHRREKFLAIGTNL; via the coding sequence ATGCAGTCTTATCTCGATTTTGAAAAACCGGTCGCCGATCTCGAAGCTAAGATCGCCGAACTCAAGTCACTGGCACAGACCGATCAGGCTGTGTCCATCGACGAAGAGGTCAACCGGCTGTCGGCCCGCGCCGACGAAGCGCTGGTCGAGATTTATCGCAAGCTGACGCCCTGGCAGAAGACGCAGGTGGCCCGCCATCCGCAGCGGCCGCATTTTTCCGACTATGTGTCGTCCCTGATCACCGAATGGACGCCGCTGGCCGGCGACCGCAAATTCGGCGAGGACGCAGCCCTGCAGGCAGGCTTTGGCCGCTTCAACGGCACGCCGGTTGCCGTGCTCGGCCAGGAAAAGGGCAATTCCACCGAAACGCGCCTCAAGCACAATTTCGGCATGGCCAATCCCGAAGGCTATCGCAAGGCCGTCCGCATCATGGAAATGGCCGACCGCTTCTCCATTCCCGTCATCTCCTTTGTCGATACCGCAGGCGCCTATCCCGGCATCGGCGCCGAGGAGCGCGGCCAGGCCGAGGCCATCGCCCGCTCCACCGAAAAGGGCCTTGAACTGGGCGTGCCCAATATCGCCATCATCATCGGTGAAGGCGGCTCGGGCGGCGCCATTGCCATTGCCACGGCCAATCGCGTGCTGATGTTGGAAAATTCCATCTATTCGGTGATTTCGCCAGAAGCGGGCGCCTCGATCCTCTTCCGCGACGCGGCCCGCGCCCAGGATATGGCCACCGCTCAGAAGATCACCGCCCAGGACCTGCTTGGCTTTGGCGTCATTGACGCCATCATTCCCGAGCCGGCCGGCGGCGCCCATCGCCACCATGGCGCCATCATGGAGGCGACGCGAGGCGCCCTGGCCACCTTCCTCAAGGACTTCGCCGGCAAGTCGCGCCTCGAAACCCGCGAACACCGCCGCGAGAAATTCCTGGCCATCGGCACCAACCTTTAG
- a CDS encoding murein L,D-transpeptidase family protein, which yields MTATTFNRLGAFIILVWLTLGLAACSNFVKGDNNRHNVPLSSGVVQGLRNMGSSPTDGMVVRIFKEEAVLEVWKKTAGGTYRLFKTYEICAYSGDLGPKFKEGDRQSPEGFYTITPGLMNPRSNYYLAFNTGFPNKFDRVHGRTGSDLMVHGDCSSRGCYAMTDAGIAEIYALARESFKGGNASFQLQIFPFRMTTANMAKHATSPHMDFWKDIKEGHDYFELTKTPPVWDVCEKQYIFNPASTGPLDAAGTCPPSQRNTALSEKLAADEADLANKAEAAKKAEERKAAEEAALKQRGEAVNNFFSGIGGLFGSGTQTGGEATTGMPTPATQRP from the coding sequence TTGACTGCCACCACCTTTAACCGCCTCGGTGCCTTCATCATCCTGGTCTGGCTGACGCTTGGCCTGGCCGCGTGCTCCAATTTCGTCAAGGGCGATAACAATCGCCACAATGTACCCCTCTCCAGCGGGGTTGTGCAGGGCCTGCGCAATATGGGCTCGTCACCCACCGACGGCATGGTGGTGCGTATATTCAAGGAAGAGGCGGTGCTCGAGGTCTGGAAGAAGACCGCCGGAGGTACCTATCGGCTCTTTAAGACCTATGAGATTTGTGCCTATTCGGGCGATCTCGGGCCCAAATTCAAGGAAGGCGACCGCCAGAGCCCGGAAGGCTTCTATACGATCACCCCGGGCCTGATGAACCCGCGCTCGAACTATTACCTGGCCTTCAATACCGGCTTCCCAAACAAGTTCGATCGCGTCCATGGCCGCACCGGCTCGGACCTGATGGTGCATGGCGATTGCTCCTCGCGCGGCTGCTATGCCATGACCGATGCTGGCATTGCCGAAATCTACGCCCTGGCCCGAGAGAGCTTCAAGGGCGGCAATGCCAGCTTCCAGCTCCAGATTTTCCCCTTCCGCATGACCACGGCCAATATGGCCAAGCATGCCACCAGCCCGCATATGGACTTCTGGAAAGACATCAAGGAAGGCCATGACTATTTCGAGCTGACCAAGACGCCCCCGGTCTGGGACGTGTGCGAGAAGCAATATATCTTCAACCCCGCCAGCACCGGTCCGCTCGATGCCGCCGGCACCTGTCCGCCCTCGCAGCGCAATACCGCCTTGAGCGAGAAGCTCGCGGCCGACGAGGCGGACCTCGCCAATAAGGCCGAGGCGGCCAAGAAGGCGGAGGAGCGCAAGGCCGCCGAGGAGGCGGCGCTCAAGCAGCGCGGCGAGGCGGTCAACAATTTCTTCTCCGGCATTGGAGGTCTCTTCGGCAGCGGCACGCAAACCGGGGGCGAGGCAACCACAGGCATGCCCACGCCGGCCACCCAACGCCCCTGA